The DNA region AAGGATTATTGTtacacatatatgtaaataataatattcaaataatataACATTATATATTCCaacattttttgaaaaaaaaaaaggatggTATCCTTGATAGGAACTGGTTGGTAGGAGAGAAGTCCAAATAAGTTTAATTTCATAAACAGCCTGTAAGGTACTATTCAATGTTTTTGAAGCCAAAGCATCAGCACACAGGTGCATAGGCATCCACtaacaaaattaattgaatattatGGTACCCAAATGCGCCGTGTTTTTGACATAAAGTCTAATGAAATCCAAGTACCCGGCGTCCCAATAACCGTAACTACGCGTAGCAGCGCCCAACTTTTGGCGTCCCAActtgttgttatggttttttATGCTGCTCTTATTTTTTGGCTGCAGAGGCTTAGTCTGCGACGACGTCAGaatttcaatgttttttacttcttttttCACTTCTGCCCAGCCCGTTAATCTATTTTTTATGCGCTTTGCGAGGGCATTCGCCCAAAAGCTAGCTGAgcatttttttctgtgtttttgttccTTTCGGCGGCCTGTTGGTTTTctgcttttgatttgatttcgttttcgtttcgcaTTGTACATTTACACATGTACTATGTActatgtgcatgtgtgtgtgtggtttgcTTTAGGAAGCAgccccgaaaaaaaaaggtttttgttttcttttgtccTGCGGACCAGCCACCctaatttgttgttgttttttgtttgtcaacCTCTTTGCATACAAAGCGCACACACATTCCCAAATGAGATTTAATGCACCGCGCgcttataataataatacttatAATAACCAAACAGTTTGTTTGGCTCACCTCCTACGTACTTTTTTGCACTCTTTGCTCCGCTaacttgttttgttttcctctttCTCTTCCGCGTTCGCTGGTTTGTGCCGCTTCCTTTTCACTGCACCTTCTTACTGATTTGGGGCActtaacataatttaatttcggcAACTATAAATTACAACTCCTTGCACTTGGCACACATTCAACACTgaagttgtttttgttgctcaAAACATTCTCCTTCTGCTTTCTTTCGCTTCTCGCCTCTCGCTTCCTCTTTCTTCCTCTTTCGCCCGCTTATCCCGCTTATGCAAAGGACAACAGAGAGGGGCGGGGGAAAAACACACGCCCGGAGGATAGGATCCCGCGACCCTCAGAAATGCGAATTTTCCCGAATTCCCGAACTTTTCTCCGACACGCAAACACGTCCGCACTGGGCAACACATACAACGCTTTTGGCGTCgctgttttggttttgaattTGGTTTTCCGTTCGAGCCGGTCCATGTTCGAATCGAGCCGATTCGAGTTCGAATCGAACTTAAGAGAGCAAACTAGAAGTAAGAGTTTTAAGGAACTGTTTTTTTTAGGTGTGTTATATGTCTAATTGGAAACCGAATTGCACCAATTGATTAAACCAATTAGAAAGGAATTTGTCAATCCGTGAAATAACTACTGAATTTGTTGCAAATAATTATTGTTGCAAGGTAAAACAGCACGAATGACGGAGAAAGCAGCAAGGAAAACACGATCAACCGGTGGGAGTAAGTTTAATGCACTCACAGAAATCACCTCATTATTATGTAATTAtggtatttaaatttcttaattactacaaaagttaaattaaatcGATAGGTTTCTATATCcacatgcaaatatttcaaaaaggGTGGTTTTACTtacctattttaaattatttaaaaaacaaaaatctcAAAGCAAAGTTGTTTAAAGTAAAGAAAGACTGaagtgaaaatatttgagGACTTTAAACCCTTTTTGGTATCTTCACGCACGATAACTTTAAACCGCCGCTTTAAAAGATAAGAAACAGGGAACACATAAATATGAATTGCAGGTGAAACCTGGCATTGTTATTCCAAAAAGTGCGTCTGATAAATCATTTCATCTTAAGCATTCAGCAAGTGAATCGCAATTCCAGTTGGACTCAATAAATCTCTCCTTTCTCCGCCATCTCTCCTTTCTCCGCGCCTTCGGAGCTGCGAGATAAGAGCGGATTTGGGGTCACTGGAGGGGCAACAGCTGCTTTCGGTGACCAAGGCCCCTCGAGAATGCAGGCGATTGTTCTGGCTCTGAAAAGCCGGCTAAACAACTTTCCTCCCACTGCTTTTTTTGCTCTTCAGCTGACAGAAATATGGATGTCGCTAATTGTAATTACATATCAATTATAATTGGCAACCAATCGGGGGTCGTGGGCGCCGCTTTATTAATTAGTCGCAATTGTTGTTATGCGCCACAAGTTTCAGCTCTCTCTTATAAACCGTGGCAGAGCATAAATCTCTTCTATAAATCACAGCACAGCACTTTCTCTCTCAGCCTGCGGTACAGTGCGGCACATGTTGTAAGGCACTCCTTCGACTTCAGGACGCCATACTCATTTCCGGTTTCCGTTACTTTGTGTGCGTGAAATTTTGAATTGGAATTGCGTGTTTGCACAGTTTGCACAGTTTGCACAGTTTGCCGCCCATTGAGTTTTTGcgcatttgaattttattgaaaacaCATTAAGAAGTCCCCAGTAGCGGCGACACTTTCGCCGGAAGTTGCCAATTTCCCCGGCGAGCGCCCCCTTTTGTGGGCGTGACCCGTCGGGGAAATCAAATTGTCTGGTgcaatggcaaaggcaatTGTATTTCGCTAACTTCCCCTCGAGCAGGCTAATCAACGTTGGGCAAGAGCCCCAAAAATGCCGCGGAGAGCGAGCAGAGAGAAGAAGCCACCCCAGCAAGTTCGGGCCGATAAGACGGCTGCATTGATTAGATAAGCGGGAGTGGGAGCTTTTTTTACCGTTTGATAGGTGGAAACTTCTAATCGCGCTTAGTCACAGGTTGCCACAGAGCGCGAACGGTCAGAAATGGACGACACCGACTTCTCGCTGTTCGGGCAGAAGAACAAGCACAAGAAGGACAAGGCGGATGCCACCCAGATCGCCAAGACGCCCACCTCGGAGCTGGACCTCAAGAGGATCATCATCTCGCGCCCCACCAACGAGGACACATACGAGAACTGCGCCCGGGCGGGCATTGCGCTCATCCTGAACCACAAGGACGTCAAGGGGCAGAAGCAGCGGGTGGGCACGGAGCGGGATCGCGATGACATGGAGGCCACTCTCCAGGGGTTCGGATTCGATGTACGCACCTTCGACGACCTGACCTTCTCCGAGATCAACGACAAGCTCAAAGAGGGTGAGTTTTCCACAAATTCCAATGCTGTAACAATGGGAAGTAGAGACACAGAATCACCTAAATTACTTTATCTACCAGTTAAATTGGGGTTATGCATTGCTTTATGAgtaggaaaatatatttactcCCTTACAAGtgttaaacaaaaagaaaacatttaatatGCAACTATATAAGTAGTTATTAACTTCTAGCTTCACTGAATCTTGCCCATCGACACTGGCGACATATTTCaaacacatatgtatatcttatCAGTATCAAAACAAAGTCGCTATTTTTACGAGTGCAACAATTATGAGATAAAGACAGTAATCGGTTTTTTGATCAATCTGAAGACAGCGAAAAACTATTCTTTGTTTTGAGGAACTAACAAATCTAATTCAATTGTCTAATTGTATAATTTGCTTTAAAGAGAAAATAGTTGGAAGCTAGTATCTACTCTACTGAATATGTGACTTTAATTCGTTTCAGTTGCTCGCGAGGATCACAGCCAAAACGACTGCTTTGTGCTGGCGGTGATGTCGCACGGCACTGAAGGAAAGGTCTACGCGAAGGACATGTCGTATCCTGTGGAGCGCCTGTGGAACCCCTTCCTCGGCGACAACTGCAAGACGCTCAAGAACAAGCCCAAGCTCTTCTTCATCCAGGCCTGTCGCGGAGCCAACCTGGAGAAGGCCGTCGAGTTCTCCAGCTTCGCGGTGATGACCAGGGAACTGGCACCGGAACCCGCGGCCGCCGTCCAGCCCATCACCTACGCCATTCCCAGCACGGCGGACATGCTCGTCTTCT from Drosophila santomea strain STO CAGO 1482 chromosome 3R, Prin_Dsan_1.1, whole genome shotgun sequence includes:
- the LOC120453655 gene encoding caspase-3, which produces MDDTDFSLFGQKNKHKKDKADATQIAKTPTSELDLKRIIISRPTNEDTYENCARAGIALILNHKDVKGQKQRVGTERDRDDMEATLQGFGFDVRTFDDLTFSEINDKLKEVAREDHSQNDCFVLAVMSHGTEGKVYAKDMSYPVERLWNPFLGDNCKTLKNKPKLFFIQACRGANLEKAVEFSSFAVMTRELAPEPAAAVQPITYAIPSTADMLVFYSTFDKFFSFRNVDDGSWFIQSLCRVLDQAAANEAGTPEGAELLRLLTAVNRKVAYEYQSNTKNEALNQMKEMPNFMSTLTKTFQLRVKPKT